The following coding sequences lie in one Gallaecimonas pentaromativorans genomic window:
- a CDS encoding AraC family transcriptional regulator has translation MKALLDQPVTLQLNSLIILLGLCLGAGLGFFMWCSAKTSKPARNYLGALLVLTAVLALAHVWQRESLYYTNLALTVTSLQMALGPLLYLYTCSQTQSDFCWHPSQLWHLLPAVLLALLWQWQLPLEPGDWLSLGCVGAEPCDLLNQSRFVHRAATWVSLLGYGALSLGLLKPYEAQIRACYSDIDGINLAWLRNMIFGFIGLTLFAVVLEVAHWLGWLLPLNGGNLQAWGPIVWSLMIARYGFRQRVLAEQGEAHGAPLPAVAAEPAPPLHSSKYQTSSLTRADAKALWVRLQGLMSSDSPYLEHGLKISELATRLKVPVHHLSETINGYAEQSFYDFINRYRLDEALRLLADPAMAHLSVTDIGFQAGFNSNSTFFAHFKKRFDQTPREYRRQLALTPA, from the coding sequence ATGAAAGCGCTACTGGATCAACCCGTTACCTTGCAGCTCAACAGCCTTATCATTTTGCTCGGTCTTTGCCTGGGGGCAGGGCTGGGATTTTTCATGTGGTGCAGCGCCAAAACCAGCAAACCGGCCCGCAATTACCTGGGGGCCCTGTTGGTGTTGACGGCAGTGCTGGCCCTGGCTCACGTTTGGCAACGTGAAAGCCTTTACTACACCAACCTGGCGCTCACCGTCACCTCCTTGCAGATGGCCCTCGGCCCCTTGCTCTACCTCTATACCTGCAGCCAGACCCAAAGCGATTTTTGCTGGCACCCCAGCCAGCTTTGGCACCTGCTGCCGGCGGTGTTGCTGGCCCTGCTGTGGCAATGGCAGCTGCCCCTGGAACCCGGCGATTGGCTGAGCCTCGGCTGCGTTGGCGCCGAGCCTTGCGATCTGCTCAATCAAAGCCGCTTTGTACACCGCGCCGCTACTTGGGTATCGCTGCTGGGTTACGGGGCGCTGTCCCTTGGCCTGCTCAAGCCTTATGAGGCGCAGATCCGCGCCTGTTACTCGGATATCGACGGCATCAACCTTGCCTGGCTTCGCAACATGATCTTCGGCTTTATCGGCCTGACCCTCTTTGCGGTGGTACTGGAAGTGGCCCATTGGCTGGGCTGGCTGCTGCCTCTTAACGGCGGCAATCTCCAGGCCTGGGGGCCCATTGTCTGGTCGCTGATGATTGCCCGCTACGGCTTTCGCCAACGGGTTTTGGCCGAGCAGGGGGAAGCCCATGGCGCGCCTTTACCGGCGGTGGCGGCTGAGCCGGCGCCGCCTCTTCACAGCAGCAAATACCAGACCAGCAGCCTCACCCGAGCCGACGCCAAAGCCCTTTGGGTGCGGCTGCAAGGGCTGATGAGCAGTGACAGCCCCTATCTGGAGCACGGCCTTAAAATCTCGGAGCTGGCCACGCGGCTCAAGGTGCCGGTGCATCACCTGTCCGAGACCATCAATGGCTATGCCGAGCAGAGCTTTTATGACTTCATCAACCGCTACCGCCTGGACGAAGCGCTGCGGCTGCTGGCCGACCCGGCCATGGCCCACTTGTCGGTGACCGACATCGGCTTCCAGGCCGGTTTCAACTCTAACTCCACCTTCTTTGCTCACTTTAAAAAACGCTTCGACCAAACCCCAAGGGAGTACCGCCGCCAACTGGCCCTGACCCCGGCCTGA
- a CDS encoding FepA family TonB-dependent siderophore receptor, giving the protein MARPIPATVSAVSALTLALCTCLAQAKDQDSHPPKKTQVDEKITVLGSAEEQIKQSLGVSIISADDLIRRPPANDLSEIIRKMPGVNLTGNSASGQYGNSRQIDIRGMGPENTLILIDGKPVSSRDAIRMGKSGERNTRGDSNWVPVEAVARIEVLRGPAAARYGSGAAGGVVNIITKKPAKDFKGSVSLYGNEPEDSREGASRRAGFNLSSGLTDTLSFRLYGNVNKTDADSPELNGAYASSDTATAPAGREGVRNKDINGLLRWDLSKQQVIEFEGAFSRQGNIYSGDRAVSSGGSELLTSLASDGAETNILYRSSGAVSHRGNWDWGSTQLSFSVERTRNHRLNEGLAGGVEGSITSDASWSTSTYDSYLLSGNTVIPFSLGNVTQTGTLGFELGRDQLDDPYSMSQSLGGGDIDGLSDQRDGKNDSRYYALYLEDNIELSLDWIVTPGVRFDHYSQFGGNWSPYISTSYQLTDDITVRAGVAKAFKAPNLYQADPNYLYYTRGNGCPQDYPSQGKGCYILGNDNLEQETSVNKELGLQYQHHGWNASVAYFRNDYKNKIVSGMVPVGQNASGAWIMQWTNASKARIEGVEGSLRVPLLGRGGEVLSWNTNVTYMDKNKNLDTDQPLSVIPRYTVNSFIDWQLSEALSLSFTATRYGKQKPQTINFNGSEAEGDALETRSPYSLFSLGGNYRFNPSLRLGFGVSNLTDRQLFRQSTGSSAGANTYNEPGRAYYASATYSF; this is encoded by the coding sequence ATGGCGCGCCCCATACCGGCCACTGTATCCGCGGTCAGTGCCCTGACCCTGGCCCTTTGCACCTGCCTGGCCCAAGCCAAAGACCAAGACTCACACCCCCCTAAAAAGACCCAGGTGGATGAAAAGATCACGGTCCTGGGCAGCGCCGAGGAGCAAATCAAACAGTCGCTGGGGGTGTCCATCATCTCTGCTGACGATCTTATTCGCCGGCCGCCGGCTAACGATCTGTCGGAGATCATCCGCAAGATGCCGGGGGTCAACCTCACCGGCAACAGCGCCTCCGGCCAATACGGCAACAGCCGGCAAATCGATATCCGCGGCATGGGCCCGGAGAACACCTTGATCTTGATTGACGGCAAACCAGTCAGCTCCCGCGATGCCATCCGCATGGGGAAATCCGGCGAGCGCAACACTCGGGGCGACTCCAACTGGGTGCCGGTTGAAGCGGTAGCACGCATCGAAGTGCTGCGTGGCCCGGCCGCCGCCCGTTACGGCTCCGGGGCCGCTGGCGGCGTGGTGAACATCATCACCAAAAAGCCGGCCAAAGACTTTAAAGGCTCGGTCAGCCTCTATGGCAACGAGCCCGAAGACAGCCGCGAAGGCGCCTCGCGCCGGGCCGGTTTTAACCTCTCTAGCGGCCTCACCGACACTCTGTCTTTCCGCCTCTACGGCAACGTCAATAAAACCGACGCCGATAGCCCTGAGCTCAACGGCGCCTACGCCAGCAGCGATACCGCCACCGCCCCGGCTGGCCGCGAAGGGGTGCGCAACAAGGACATTAACGGCTTATTGCGCTGGGATTTATCAAAGCAGCAGGTCATTGAATTTGAAGGTGCCTTTAGCCGCCAGGGCAATATCTACAGCGGTGACCGCGCGGTAAGCAGCGGCGGCTCGGAACTGTTAACTAGCCTCGCCAGCGACGGCGCCGAAACCAATATCCTCTATCGCAGCAGCGGCGCGGTCAGCCACCGTGGCAACTGGGATTGGGGCAGCACCCAGTTGTCGTTCTCCGTTGAGCGAACCCGCAACCACCGCCTCAACGAAGGCCTAGCTGGCGGCGTGGAAGGCAGCATCACCAGTGACGCCAGTTGGTCCACCTCCACCTACGACAGCTACCTGCTGAGCGGTAACACCGTTATTCCCTTCAGCCTCGGTAACGTCACCCAAACCGGCACCCTGGGTTTTGAACTCGGCCGCGACCAGTTGGACGACCCCTACTCCATGTCTCAAAGCCTTGGCGGCGGCGACATTGACGGCCTGAGCGACCAGCGGGACGGCAAAAACGACAGCCGCTATTACGCCCTCTATTTGGAAGACAACATCGAGCTGAGCCTCGATTGGATAGTCACCCCCGGGGTGCGCTTTGACCATTACAGCCAGTTTGGCGGTAACTGGAGCCCCTACATCAGTACCTCCTACCAGCTGACCGACGACATCACGGTGCGGGCCGGGGTAGCCAAAGCCTTCAAGGCGCCCAACCTTTACCAGGCCGACCCCAACTACCTCTATTACACCCGTGGCAATGGCTGCCCCCAGGATTACCCCAGCCAGGGCAAGGGCTGCTATATCCTCGGCAACGACAACCTGGAGCAGGAAACCAGCGTCAACAAGGAGCTGGGGCTGCAATACCAGCACCATGGCTGGAACGCCTCGGTGGCCTACTTTCGTAACGATTACAAAAACAAGATTGTCTCGGGCATGGTGCCGGTGGGCCAGAACGCCTCCGGCGCCTGGATAATGCAGTGGACCAATGCGTCCAAGGCCCGTATCGAAGGGGTTGAGGGCAGCCTGCGGGTGCCGCTGCTGGGCCGGGGCGGCGAGGTGCTGAGCTGGAACACCAACGTCACCTACATGGACAAAAACAAGAACCTCGATACCGACCAGCCGCTGTCGGTGATCCCCCGCTACACCGTCAATTCCTTTATCGATTGGCAGCTGAGCGAGGCGTTGTCGTTGTCCTTTACCGCCACCCGCTACGGCAAGCAAAAGCCCCAAACCATCAACTTCAACGGCAGCGAAGCCGAAGGCGACGCCCTGGAAACCCGAAGCCCCTACAGCCTCTTTAGCCTGGGCGGCAACTACCGGTTCAACCCCAGCCTGCGCCTGGGCTTTGGGGTGTCCAACCTCACTGACCGCCAGCTGTTCCGCCAGTCCACCGGCTCCAGCGCCGGGGCCAATACCTACAACGAACCGGGCCGGGCCTACTACGCCTCCGCCACCTACTCGTTCTAA
- a CDS encoding TonB-dependent receptor encodes MNTSNPTRKALPGLLLMLPLASALAQEQADTKDDGLAIEQITVTAQKRGENLQEVPLAVSVLTNKDLERGNIQTFQDIQYSVPNLTMATYSPFATTVNMRGVPSNPNGVFNSGTSPGLGIYVDGVVYGRATGFNQELSNIERVEVLRGPQGTLFGQNTNLGVVNITTRKPSDLLEGKLKLDLGNDDLRRVNGYVSGPLVENLLAASLTGFSVKRDGFQTNLADGSKLQDEDRYGGRAQFRLTPSDKLTIDISADRLKEDSTPPGNRLIAVSPYGLAAVAFYNAGATASDFTTSDKRDLYANSNRLFGKRDNWGLDATLSYLFDNGYQFKSITARKQYDSTAGTDLDGTSLDIYYSVEQENDDQFTQEFQLISPADKALRYVAGLFYLNNDSDNDQFFGTGTGIYGIPTGLSAPYPTSFNADAGNGVTLGGDVKTQSAAAFGNLTYDFTDRYSGFVGLRYSEVEKKMAFFQQGFATSLPGLYLNNYVDIPETHQKQNDNFVSWTTGLNASISGLTELPMHGYAKVSRGYKEGGYNFRPQSLEAIGGDASHPDMSFGKETVTSYEIGLKSDLLGRRMRLNLAAFYLDYEDIQTRVVDDSGVNRVVNGPAATSKGLEAELTFRATEGLSIKASGGYADATFDSFHNCASNSDCTGNQLPGASKWTATLGLSYTRTVLKDWDLLAGADYSYHSRMYQDARNLEATRLNASNRVDARLGLVSASGNLEVMLWAKNLFNQDDQAYLQDLATSDLSISTDLYTPPRTFGVSFTYSYY; translated from the coding sequence TTGAACACCAGCAACCCGACCCGCAAGGCCCTGCCCGGCCTGCTGCTGATGCTGCCACTGGCAAGCGCCCTGGCCCAGGAACAGGCAGACACCAAGGACGACGGCCTAGCGATTGAACAAATCACCGTCACCGCCCAGAAGCGGGGCGAGAACCTCCAGGAAGTGCCGCTGGCGGTGTCGGTACTGACCAACAAGGATTTGGAGCGGGGCAATATCCAGACCTTCCAGGACATCCAGTACTCAGTGCCCAACCTCACCATGGCCACCTATTCCCCCTTTGCCACCACCGTCAACATGCGCGGCGTGCCCTCCAACCCCAACGGTGTGTTCAACTCCGGCACCAGCCCGGGCCTGGGCATTTATGTCGATGGTGTGGTGTATGGCCGGGCCACCGGCTTTAACCAAGAACTGAGTAATATCGAGCGGGTGGAAGTGCTGCGCGGCCCCCAGGGCACCCTCTTTGGCCAGAACACCAACCTGGGGGTGGTCAACATCACTACCCGCAAACCCTCCGATCTCCTCGAAGGCAAACTGAAGCTGGACCTGGGCAACGATGACCTGCGCCGCGTCAACGGTTATGTCTCAGGCCCCCTGGTGGAAAACCTGCTGGCCGCCAGCCTCACCGGCTTTAGCGTTAAGCGGGACGGCTTTCAAACCAACCTTGCCGACGGCAGCAAATTGCAGGACGAAGACCGCTACGGCGGCCGCGCCCAATTCCGGCTGACCCCAAGCGACAAACTCACCATCGATATCAGCGCCGACCGCCTCAAGGAAGACAGCACCCCGCCGGGCAACAGGCTGATTGCCGTCAGCCCCTATGGCCTGGCCGCCGTGGCCTTTTACAACGCCGGCGCCACTGCCAGCGATTTCACCACCAGCGACAAGCGCGATCTCTACGCCAACAGCAACCGCCTGTTCGGCAAGCGCGACAACTGGGGCCTGGACGCCACCTTAAGTTACCTTTTCGACAACGGCTACCAGTTCAAGTCCATCACCGCCCGCAAGCAATACGACTCCACCGCCGGTACCGATCTTGACGGCACCAGCCTCGACATCTACTACAGCGTCGAGCAGGAAAACGACGACCAGTTCACCCAGGAATTCCAGCTGATCTCACCGGCCGACAAGGCGCTGCGTTACGTGGCTGGCCTCTTTTACCTCAATAACGACTCGGACAACGACCAGTTCTTTGGCACCGGCACCGGCATTTACGGCATTCCCACCGGCCTTAGCGCCCCCTACCCCACCAGCTTCAATGCCGATGCCGGTAACGGCGTCACTCTCGGCGGTGACGTGAAAACCCAAAGCGCCGCCGCCTTCGGTAACCTCACCTATGACTTCACCGACCGTTACAGCGGCTTTGTGGGGCTGCGTTACTCCGAGGTGGAGAAAAAGATGGCCTTCTTCCAGCAGGGTTTTGCCACCTCCCTGCCCGGGCTTTATCTCAACAACTACGTGGATATTCCCGAGACGCACCAAAAACAGAACGACAACTTCGTGTCTTGGACCACCGGCCTTAACGCCAGCATCAGCGGCCTGACCGAGTTGCCCATGCACGGCTATGCCAAGGTATCGCGCGGTTATAAGGAAGGGGGGTATAACTTCAGGCCCCAGTCCCTTGAGGCCATAGGCGGCGACGCCAGCCACCCGGACATGAGCTTTGGCAAGGAAACCGTCACCAGCTATGAGATTGGCCTCAAAAGCGACCTGCTGGGCCGGCGCATGCGCCTGAATCTGGCGGCCTTCTACCTCGATTATGAAGACATTCAAACCCGGGTGGTGGACGACAGCGGCGTCAACCGGGTGGTTAACGGCCCGGCGGCCACCAGCAAGGGCCTGGAAGCCGAGCTGACCTTCAGGGCCACAGAGGGCCTGTCCATCAAGGCCTCAGGCGGTTATGCCGATGCCACCTTCGACAGCTTCCATAACTGCGCCAGCAATAGCGATTGCACCGGCAACCAACTGCCCGGCGCCTCCAAATGGACCGCTACGTTGGGCCTGAGCTACACCCGCACTGTGCTAAAAGACTGGGATCTGCTGGCCGGCGCCGATTACAGCTACCACAGCCGCATGTACCAAGATGCCCGTAACCTGGAGGCCACCCGCCTCAACGCCAGCAACCGGGTGGATGCCCGTCTCGGCCTGGTGAGCGCCAGTGGCAATTTGGAAGTGATGCTGTGGGCCAAGAACCTGTTCAACCAGGACGACCAAGCCTACCTGCAGGATTTGGCAACCTCGGATCTGTCCATCAGTACCGACCTGTACACCCCGCCCCGTACCTTTGGGGTGAGTTTTACCTACAGCTACTATTAA
- a CDS encoding L,D-transpeptidase family protein, with translation MKTLLPLLLLLCPWLCLASPMADMVVVHKSSYSLALMKDGKVLTRFWIALGPAPYGPKLREGDQRTPEGRYLLDYKKADSAFYKAIHISYPNDTDLAKARSRGFSPGGRIMIHGQRNGFNPKVQPSNWTNGCIALLNADMDKLWRAIAPGTPIVIYP, from the coding sequence GTGAAAACCCTGTTGCCCCTACTGCTGCTACTTTGCCCCTGGTTGTGCCTGGCTTCGCCCATGGCCGACATGGTGGTGGTGCACAAGTCCAGCTACAGCCTGGCATTGATGAAAGACGGCAAGGTGCTAACGCGGTTTTGGATAGCCCTGGGGCCGGCGCCTTATGGTCCAAAGCTCCGTGAAGGAGACCAGCGCACCCCCGAAGGCCGCTACCTGCTGGATTACAAGAAAGCCGACTCGGCCTTTTACAAAGCCATTCACATCAGCTACCCCAACGACACCGACCTCGCCAAGGCCCGCTCCCGTGGCTTTAGCCCAGGCGGGCGGATCATGATCCACGGCCAGCGCAACGGCTTTAACCCCAAGGTGCAGCCCTCCAACTGGACCAACGGCTGCATCGCCCTGCTCAACGCCGACATGGACAAGCTGTGGCGTGCCATCGCCCCCGGCACCCCCATCGTTATTTACCCTTGA